The Gadus macrocephalus chromosome 20, ASM3116895v1 genome includes a region encoding these proteins:
- the naxd gene encoding ATP-dependent (S)-NAD(P)H-hydrate dehydratase isoform X4, protein MIRNIIALFPAFIRSTSLGMDEETLSLVRTIVPALTSKKHKGQDGRIGIIGGCQEYTGAPYFAAISALKVGADLSHVFCTREAAIVIKSYSPELIVHPVLDSPNALEEIDKWLPRLHSLVVGPGLGRDEGLLRTAKEVIEKCKARDIPIIIDADGLWLVSQQPSVIQGYQKAILTPNFMEFTRLYEALHQEPLDGSDRRRSVLQLSGALGNVTVLLKGEQDLISDGRRVLTCGLRGSGRRCGGQGDLLSGSLGALAHWAFSATPPSRSVSPALLAAFGACALTKQCNSQAFQTHGRATTTSDMIQEIGPAFRKLFES, encoded by the exons ATGATCAGGAATATTATCGCTCTCTTTCCAGCGTTTATACGCAGTACGAGTTTAG gCATGGACGAGGAGACCCTCTCCCTGGTGAGGACCATCGTGCCCGCGCTGACCTCCAAGAAGCACAAGGGCCAAGATGGACGCATCGGCATCATTGGAGGCTGCCAGGA GTACACCGGAGCTCCGTACTTCGCTGCCATCTCTGCGCTGAAAGTG GGTGCAGACCTGTCTCACGTCTTCTGCACCCGGGAGGCTGCGATCGTCATCAAGTCCTACAGCCCTGAGCTCATCGTCCACCCAGTCCT AGACAGCCCCAACGCCCTGGAGGAGATCGACAAGTGGCTGCCCCGACTGCACAGCCTGGTGGTCGGCCCGGGGCTGGGGAGGGACGAGGGGCTGCTGAGAACAGCCAAG GAGGTGATTGAGAAGTGCAAAGCAAGAGATATTCCAATAATCATCGATGCA GATGGACTATGGCTTGTTTCCCAGCAACCATCTGTCATCCAAGGATACCAGAAGGCCATCCTCACCCCCAACTTCATGGAGTTCACGCGGCTCTACGAGGCGCTG CACCAGGAGCCTCTGGACGGCAGCGACCGGCGCCGCAGCGTGCTGCAGCTGAGCGGCGCCCTGGGGAACGTCACGGTGCTGCTGAAGGGGGAGCAGGACCTGATCTCCGACGGCCGGAGAG TGCTCACCTGCGGCCTGCGGGGCAGCGGACGGCGCTGCGGGGGGCAGGGCGACCTCCTCTCGGGGTCCCTGGGGGCGCTGGCCCACTGGGCCTTCAGCGCCACGCCACCGTCCAGAAG CGTGAGCCCCGCCCTGCTGGCCGCCTTCGGCGCCTGCGCCCTGACCAAGCAGTGCAACAGCCAGGCCTTCCAGACCCACGGccgcgccaccaccacctcagacATGATCCAGGAGATCGGCCCGGCCTTCAGGAAGCTCTTTGAGAGCTGA
- the naxd gene encoding ATP-dependent (S)-NAD(P)H-hydrate dehydratase isoform X2: MQNNTTRGFLWSDVETRTLLTIWGEQDIQVALDGHFRNSFVYRDVARRLAATGFERTPEQCRVRIKSLKRQFLLAKEGNIRNNGQYHKICKFYDAMENILSNRPVLDPQEFMDSGTGGDDTADCLEEEGEDPHDPYSENMGDFHRPAETEVKLEYPTVPIPIPIKVTVGNNGSSVRPHPSSQPTSTAHLTSSPLAPGPLTSGRAKRPKKRRANFPLEKLMEQFLEQSAQAEEGFYRVEEQRLQAEDRRREAEHARELQTLQMLGQMFSSISSAQPPSAASSHRNEPPAPPRAFPRGSASPSGPRGPPTHLRRTPPHPTADWPQQQSQQLPSDPQALGMDEETLSLVRTIVPALTSKKHKGQDGRIGIIGGCQEYTGAPYFAAISALKVGADLSHVFCTREAAIVIKSYSPELIVHPVLDSPNALEEIDKWLPRLHSLVVGPGLGRDEGLLRTAKEVIEKCKARDIPIIIDADGLWLVSQQPSVIQGYQKAILTPNFMEFTRLYEALHQEPLDGSDRRRSVLQLSGALGNVTVLLKGEQDLISDGRRVLTCGLRGSGRRCGGQGDLLSGSLGALAHWAFSATPPSRSVSPALLAAFGACALTKQCNSQAFQTHGRATTTSDMIQEIGPAFRKLFES; encoded by the exons ATGCAGAACAACACGACGCGGGGGTTCCTGTGGTCGGACGTGGAGACCCGGACCCTGCTCACCATCTGGGGCGAGCAGGACATCCAGGTGGCGCTGGACGGACACTTCCGGAACAGCTTTGTGTACCGGGACGTGGCCCGCCGGCTGGCCGCCACGGGGTTCGAACGCACCCCCGAACAGTGCAGGGTCCGGATCAAAAGTCTGAAGAGGCAGTTCCTGTTGGCCAAGGAGGGCAACATCCGGAACAACGGCCAGTACCACAAGATATGCAAGTTCTATGACGCCATGGAGAACATCCTCAGCAACCGACCGGTCCTGGACCCCCAGGAGTTCATGGACAGCGGGACGGGTGGGGACGACACCGCCGActgcctggaggaggagggagaagaccCCCACGACCCCTACTCAGAGAACATGGGCGACTTCCACAGGCCGGCTGAGACGGAAGTGAAGTTGGAGTACCCGACGGTTCCCATCCCGATCCCCATCAAAGTGACCGTCGGGAATAACG gCAGCTCTGTGCGTCCTCACCCCAGCAGCCAGCCCACCAGCACTGCCCACTTGACCTCCAGCCCCCTGGCCCCCGGCCCCCTGACCTCCGGCCGGGCCAAACGGCCCAAGAAGCGCCGCGCCAACTTCCCGCTGGAGAAGCTGATGGAGCAGTTCCTGGAGCAGAGCGCCCAGGCGGAGGAGGGCTTCTACCGCGTGGAGGAGCAGCGGCTGCAGGCGGAGGACCGCCGCAGGGAGGCGGAGCACGCCCGCGAGCTCCAGACCCTCCAGATGCTGGGCCAGATGTTTTCCAGCATCTCCTCAGCCCAGCCCCCCTCCGCAGCCTCCTCCCATCGGAACGagcctcccgcccccccccgggcGTTCCCCAGAggctctgcctccccctccggCCCCCGCGGCCCGCCCACCCACCTCAGACGGACCCCCCCACACCCGACGGCCGACTGGCCCCAGCAGCAGAGCCAGCAGCTCCCGTCAGACCCGCAGGCGCTAG gCATGGACGAGGAGACCCTCTCCCTGGTGAGGACCATCGTGCCCGCGCTGACCTCCAAGAAGCACAAGGGCCAAGATGGACGCATCGGCATCATTGGAGGCTGCCAGGA GTACACCGGAGCTCCGTACTTCGCTGCCATCTCTGCGCTGAAAGTG GGTGCAGACCTGTCTCACGTCTTCTGCACCCGGGAGGCTGCGATCGTCATCAAGTCCTACAGCCCTGAGCTCATCGTCCACCCAGTCCT AGACAGCCCCAACGCCCTGGAGGAGATCGACAAGTGGCTGCCCCGACTGCACAGCCTGGTGGTCGGCCCGGGGCTGGGGAGGGACGAGGGGCTGCTGAGAACAGCCAAG GAGGTGATTGAGAAGTGCAAAGCAAGAGATATTCCAATAATCATCGATGCA GATGGACTATGGCTTGTTTCCCAGCAACCATCTGTCATCCAAGGATACCAGAAGGCCATCCTCACCCCCAACTTCATGGAGTTCACGCGGCTCTACGAGGCGCTG CACCAGGAGCCTCTGGACGGCAGCGACCGGCGCCGCAGCGTGCTGCAGCTGAGCGGCGCCCTGGGGAACGTCACGGTGCTGCTGAAGGGGGAGCAGGACCTGATCTCCGACGGCCGGAGAG TGCTCACCTGCGGCCTGCGGGGCAGCGGACGGCGCTGCGGGGGGCAGGGCGACCTCCTCTCGGGGTCCCTGGGGGCGCTGGCCCACTGGGCCTTCAGCGCCACGCCACCGTCCAGAAG CGTGAGCCCCGCCCTGCTGGCCGCCTTCGGCGCCTGCGCCCTGACCAAGCAGTGCAACAGCCAGGCCTTCCAGACCCACGGccgcgccaccaccacctcagacATGATCCAGGAGATCGGCCCGGCCTTCAGGAAGCTCTTTGAGAGCTGA
- the naxd gene encoding ATP-dependent (S)-NAD(P)H-hydrate dehydratase isoform X3, with translation MTPETRMVVVCVLTGALSILITLGCLKEPGMDEETLSLVRTIVPALTSKKHKGQDGRIGIIGGCQEYTGAPYFAAISALKVGADLSHVFCTREAAIVIKSYSPELIVHPVLDSPNALEEIDKWLPRLHSLVVGPGLGRDEGLLRTAKEVIEKCKARDIPIIIDADGLWLVSQQPSVIQGYQKAILTPNFMEFTRLYEALHQEPLDGSDRRRSVLQLSGALGNVTVLLKGEQDLISDGRRVLTCGLRGSGRRCGGQGDLLSGSLGALAHWAFSATPPSRSVSPALLAAFGACALTKQCNSQAFQTHGRATTTSDMIQEIGPAFRKLFES, from the exons ATGACGCCGGAGACTCGGATGGTCGTAGTTTGCGTTCTCACAGGGGCACTTTCGATCCTTATTACGTTAGGATGTCTGAAGGAACCAG gCATGGACGAGGAGACCCTCTCCCTGGTGAGGACCATCGTGCCCGCGCTGACCTCCAAGAAGCACAAGGGCCAAGATGGACGCATCGGCATCATTGGAGGCTGCCAGGA GTACACCGGAGCTCCGTACTTCGCTGCCATCTCTGCGCTGAAAGTG GGTGCAGACCTGTCTCACGTCTTCTGCACCCGGGAGGCTGCGATCGTCATCAAGTCCTACAGCCCTGAGCTCATCGTCCACCCAGTCCT AGACAGCCCCAACGCCCTGGAGGAGATCGACAAGTGGCTGCCCCGACTGCACAGCCTGGTGGTCGGCCCGGGGCTGGGGAGGGACGAGGGGCTGCTGAGAACAGCCAAG GAGGTGATTGAGAAGTGCAAAGCAAGAGATATTCCAATAATCATCGATGCA GATGGACTATGGCTTGTTTCCCAGCAACCATCTGTCATCCAAGGATACCAGAAGGCCATCCTCACCCCCAACTTCATGGAGTTCACGCGGCTCTACGAGGCGCTG CACCAGGAGCCTCTGGACGGCAGCGACCGGCGCCGCAGCGTGCTGCAGCTGAGCGGCGCCCTGGGGAACGTCACGGTGCTGCTGAAGGGGGAGCAGGACCTGATCTCCGACGGCCGGAGAG TGCTCACCTGCGGCCTGCGGGGCAGCGGACGGCGCTGCGGGGGGCAGGGCGACCTCCTCTCGGGGTCCCTGGGGGCGCTGGCCCACTGGGCCTTCAGCGCCACGCCACCGTCCAGAAG CGTGAGCCCCGCCCTGCTGGCCGCCTTCGGCGCCTGCGCCCTGACCAAGCAGTGCAACAGCCAGGCCTTCCAGACCCACGGccgcgccaccaccacctcagacATGATCCAGGAGATCGGCCCGGCCTTCAGGAAGCTCTTTGAGAGCTGA
- the naxd gene encoding ATP-dependent (S)-NAD(P)H-hydrate dehydratase isoform X1, with amino-acid sequence MSEGTRWRRSAARSERNQRAAGTPDPILGMQNNTTRGFLWSDVETRTLLTIWGEQDIQVALDGHFRNSFVYRDVARRLAATGFERTPEQCRVRIKSLKRQFLLAKEGNIRNNGQYHKICKFYDAMENILSNRPVLDPQEFMDSGTGGDDTADCLEEEGEDPHDPYSENMGDFHRPAETEVKLEYPTVPIPIPIKVTVGNNGSSVRPHPSSQPTSTAHLTSSPLAPGPLTSGRAKRPKKRRANFPLEKLMEQFLEQSAQAEEGFYRVEEQRLQAEDRRREAEHARELQTLQMLGQMFSSISSAQPPSAASSHRNEPPAPPRAFPRGSASPSGPRGPPTHLRRTPPHPTADWPQQQSQQLPSDPQALGMDEETLSLVRTIVPALTSKKHKGQDGRIGIIGGCQEYTGAPYFAAISALKVGADLSHVFCTREAAIVIKSYSPELIVHPVLDSPNALEEIDKWLPRLHSLVVGPGLGRDEGLLRTAKEVIEKCKARDIPIIIDADGLWLVSQQPSVIQGYQKAILTPNFMEFTRLYEALHQEPLDGSDRRRSVLQLSGALGNVTVLLKGEQDLISDGRRVLTCGLRGSGRRCGGQGDLLSGSLGALAHWAFSATPPSRSVSPALLAAFGACALTKQCNSQAFQTHGRATTTSDMIQEIGPAFRKLFES; translated from the exons ATGTCTGAAGGAACCAG ATGGCGCCGCTCCGCAGCTCGTAGTGAACGGAATCAAAGAGCCGCTGGGACTCCGGACCCGATCCTTGGGATGCAGAACAACACGACGCGGGGGTTCCTGTGGTCGGACGTGGAGACCCGGACCCTGCTCACCATCTGGGGCGAGCAGGACATCCAGGTGGCGCTGGACGGACACTTCCGGAACAGCTTTGTGTACCGGGACGTGGCCCGCCGGCTGGCCGCCACGGGGTTCGAACGCACCCCCGAACAGTGCAGGGTCCGGATCAAAAGTCTGAAGAGGCAGTTCCTGTTGGCCAAGGAGGGCAACATCCGGAACAACGGCCAGTACCACAAGATATGCAAGTTCTATGACGCCATGGAGAACATCCTCAGCAACCGACCGGTCCTGGACCCCCAGGAGTTCATGGACAGCGGGACGGGTGGGGACGACACCGCCGActgcctggaggaggagggagaagaccCCCACGACCCCTACTCAGAGAACATGGGCGACTTCCACAGGCCGGCTGAGACGGAAGTGAAGTTGGAGTACCCGACGGTTCCCATCCCGATCCCCATCAAAGTGACCGTCGGGAATAACG gCAGCTCTGTGCGTCCTCACCCCAGCAGCCAGCCCACCAGCACTGCCCACTTGACCTCCAGCCCCCTGGCCCCCGGCCCCCTGACCTCCGGCCGGGCCAAACGGCCCAAGAAGCGCCGCGCCAACTTCCCGCTGGAGAAGCTGATGGAGCAGTTCCTGGAGCAGAGCGCCCAGGCGGAGGAGGGCTTCTACCGCGTGGAGGAGCAGCGGCTGCAGGCGGAGGACCGCCGCAGGGAGGCGGAGCACGCCCGCGAGCTCCAGACCCTCCAGATGCTGGGCCAGATGTTTTCCAGCATCTCCTCAGCCCAGCCCCCCTCCGCAGCCTCCTCCCATCGGAACGagcctcccgcccccccccgggcGTTCCCCAGAggctctgcctccccctccggCCCCCGCGGCCCGCCCACCCACCTCAGACGGACCCCCCCACACCCGACGGCCGACTGGCCCCAGCAGCAGAGCCAGCAGCTCCCGTCAGACCCGCAGGCGCTAG gCATGGACGAGGAGACCCTCTCCCTGGTGAGGACCATCGTGCCCGCGCTGACCTCCAAGAAGCACAAGGGCCAAGATGGACGCATCGGCATCATTGGAGGCTGCCAGGA GTACACCGGAGCTCCGTACTTCGCTGCCATCTCTGCGCTGAAAGTG GGTGCAGACCTGTCTCACGTCTTCTGCACCCGGGAGGCTGCGATCGTCATCAAGTCCTACAGCCCTGAGCTCATCGTCCACCCAGTCCT AGACAGCCCCAACGCCCTGGAGGAGATCGACAAGTGGCTGCCCCGACTGCACAGCCTGGTGGTCGGCCCGGGGCTGGGGAGGGACGAGGGGCTGCTGAGAACAGCCAAG GAGGTGATTGAGAAGTGCAAAGCAAGAGATATTCCAATAATCATCGATGCA GATGGACTATGGCTTGTTTCCCAGCAACCATCTGTCATCCAAGGATACCAGAAGGCCATCCTCACCCCCAACTTCATGGAGTTCACGCGGCTCTACGAGGCGCTG CACCAGGAGCCTCTGGACGGCAGCGACCGGCGCCGCAGCGTGCTGCAGCTGAGCGGCGCCCTGGGGAACGTCACGGTGCTGCTGAAGGGGGAGCAGGACCTGATCTCCGACGGCCGGAGAG TGCTCACCTGCGGCCTGCGGGGCAGCGGACGGCGCTGCGGGGGGCAGGGCGACCTCCTCTCGGGGTCCCTGGGGGCGCTGGCCCACTGGGCCTTCAGCGCCACGCCACCGTCCAGAAG CGTGAGCCCCGCCCTGCTGGCCGCCTTCGGCGCCTGCGCCCTGACCAAGCAGTGCAACAGCCAGGCCTTCCAGACCCACGGccgcgccaccaccacctcagacATGATCCAGGAGATCGGCCCGGCCTTCAGGAAGCTCTTTGAGAGCTGA